The DNA sequence TTTTTTTACCGTTTGTGAGAATGTAACTATTTGGGAAAAAATATTTTGGTCTATGTGGGTATCCATAGGCTTTGCCGTTATATTTAGAACGCCTTACCGTTCGATGTGGGTGGTAGCTTTGTTAGGAGCTATGGGATTTAGCTGCCGAGCTGTTTTATTACATTATTTTGTAAATCAAATCGTATTTTCAAGTTTTGCCGCTGCCAGCTTAGTAGGTATATCAGGCGTTTATTTCGCTCATAGAGTACACACCCCTCCTATTGTATTTACGATTCCCGCTGTCATTAATATTATTCCCGGTAAAATGGGCTATGAGTTTATGATTTCTTTGATCGAGGTTATGACTTTAAAAGAAGGGGAACCACTGCAATTTAATTATTTAGTAGAAATGCTTGAAAAAGCTACTCGTACGGGGTTTACTTTATTATCACTCGCATTTGGCGTTGTTTTTCCTTTATTAATTTTTAAAACCAGATCAGTTAAACAAACTAATCTTAATCAATTATTATTTAATAAACTGGTTCATATTAAAAAGAAAAATGAATAAATGATTTGTTAAACATATTGATAGTCTTATGATAAAATAAATTATTTAACTGATTATATTTAATTTATCTCCATATACTTAATTGAGCATAAAGAATGTCAAATTCACCCATTTAATTTTTTAATTAATTATTTTTCAATT is a window from the Apibacter sp. B3706 genome containing:
- a CDS encoding threonine/serine exporter family protein; protein product: MDLINFFTVCENVTIWEKIFWSMWVSIGFAVIFRTPYRSMWVVALLGAMGFSCRAVLLHYFVNQIVFSSFAAASLVGISGVYFAHRVHTPPIVFTIPAVINIIPGKMGYEFMISLIEVMTLKEGEPLQFNYLVEMLEKATRTGFTLLSLAFGVVFPLLIFKTRSVKQTNLNQLLFNKLVHIKKKNE